The proteins below are encoded in one region of Brassica napus cultivar Da-Ae chromosome A6, Da-Ae, whole genome shotgun sequence:
- the LOC106401938 gene encoding potassium channel KAT1-like isoform X2 → MWLVLLVIYSAWICPFQFAFITYKKDAIFIIDNIVNGFFAIDIVLTFFVAYLDSHSYLLVDDPKKIAIRYLSTWFAFDVCSTAPFQPLSLLFNYNGSELGFRILSMLRLWRLRRVSSLFARLEKDIRFNYFWIRCTKLISVTLFAVHCAGCFNYLIADRYPEPRKTWIGAVYPDFKEASLWNRYVTALYWSITTLTTTGYGDLHPENPREMLFDIFFMMFNLGLTAYLIGNMTNLVVHWTSRTRSFRDTVRAASEFASRNQLPHDIQDQMLSHICLKFKTEGLKQQETLNNLPKAIRSSIANYLFLPIVQNIYLFQGVSRDFLFQLVSDIDAEYFPPKEDIILQNEAPTDLYILVSGAVDFASYVDGHDQIQGKAVIGDTFGEIGVLCYRPQPFTVRTTELSQILRISRTSLMSAMHAHAEDGRVIMNNLFMKLRGQQSIGIDATNNDQENRDFQRMGWEEWMDSRIDCKGSDVSNSTSENGEKALMDAIHKGDMEMVKKLLKRGINIEEPKARTEAKGGNSNSETKQRSNESDQCCSSSIQAKVKDKRVTIHMLSQEKDPQRHNGKLILLPTSIEELLGLAGEKFGGCSFTKITNAENADIDDLCVIRDGDHLFFHQIEFEGRH, encoded by the exons ATGTGGCTTGTCCTTCTAGTTATTTACTCAGCTTGGATATGTCCCTTTCAATTTGCCTTCATCACCTACAAAAAAGACGCGATTTTCATCATCGACAACATTGTTAATGGCTTTTTCGCCATTGATATTGTCCTCACCTTCTTTGTTGCCTATCTTGATAGCCACTCCTATCTTCTAGTGGACGATCCCAAGAAAATAGCAATAAG ATACCTTTCTACTTGGTTCGCTTTCGATGTGTGTTCCACTGCACCGTTTCAGCCACTGAGCCTACTTTTCAACTACAACGGCAGCGAATTAGGCTTCAGAATTCTCAGCATGCTCAGGTTATGGCGGCTCAGACGAGTTAGCTCGCTGTTCGCAAG GCTTGAGAAAGATATACGTTTCAACTACTTCTGGATACGATGCACAAAACTCATTTCC GTCACTTTGTTCGCTGTACATTGTGCTGGATGTTTCAACTACCTGATCGCAGATAGATATCCTGAACCAAGAAAGACATGGATTGGAGCTGTGTATCCAGATTTCAAGGAAGCAAGTCTCTGGAATAGATATGTGACTGCTCTTTACTGGTCTATTACGACGTTAACTACCACTGGATATGGAGATTTGCATCCTGAGAATCCAAGAGAAATGCTCTTTGACATCTTCTTCATGATGTTCAACCTCGGCTTGACGGCTTACCTTATTGGAAATATGACCAACCTCGTCGTTCACTGGACTAGCCGAACCAGAAGCTTT AGAGATACGGTGAGAGCTGCTTCAGAGTTTGCTTCAAGAAACCAACTCCCACATGACATACAAGACCAGATGCTCTCACACATTTGCTTAAAATTCAAAACAGAGGGCCTGAAACAACAAGAAACCTTGAACAATTTGCCAAAAGCAATCCGGTCTAGCATTGCAAACTATCTCTTCCTCCCCATTGTTCAAAACATTTACCTTTTTCAAGGAGTTTCTCGTGATTTTCTCTTTCAATTG GTTTCAGATATAGATGCCGAGTATTTCCCACCTAAAGAAGACATAATTCTACAGAACGAAGCGCCTACCGATCTTTACATTTTGGTCTCTGGAGCAGTG GACTTTGCATCTTATGTTGATGGTCATGATCAAATTCAAGGGAAAGCAGTTATTGGAGATACGTTTGGAGAGATTGGAGTTTTATGCTATAGACCACAACCTTTTACGGTAAGAACAACAGAGTTATCTCAAATACTACGCATAAGCAGAACATCGCTGATGAGCGCGATGCATGCTCATGCTGAAGATGGACGAGTTATAATGAACAATCTCTTCATG AAACTTAGAGGACAACAATCAATAGGAATAGACGCTACAAATAATGATCAAGAAAACAGAGATTTCCAACGAATGGGATGGGAAGAGTGGATGGATTCAAGAATAGATTGCAAGGGTTCAGATGTTTCAAACTCGACTTCCGAAAATGGAGAAAAGGCTCTGATGGATGCAATTCACAAGGGAGATATGGAAATGGTTAAGAAGCTACTTAAACGAGGGATTAACATAGAGGAACCAAAGGCGCGAACAGAAGCAAAAGGAGGAAACTCAAATAGCGAAACCAAACAAAGAAGTAACGAGTCAGATCAATGTTGTAGCTCCAGCATCCAAGCTAAAGTAAAAGATAAGAGAGTTACTATTCACATGTTGTCTCAAGAGAAGGATCCACAGCGCCATAACGGGAAGTTGATACTCTTACCTACATCCATAGAAGAGCTTCTAGGTCTAGCAG GTGAAAAGTTTGGAGGATGCAGTTTCACAAAGATCACCAATGCAGAGAATGCTGATATTGATGATTTATGTGTCATTCGGGACGGTGATCATTTGTTTTTTCATCAAATTGAGTTTGAAGGTAGACATTGA
- the LOC106401938 gene encoding potassium channel KAT1-like isoform X1, whose amino-acid sequence MPISCTRNFFERFCVEDYNIDNIKQSSFLSADLLPSLGARINHSTKLRKHIISPFNSKYRSWEMWLVLLVIYSAWICPFQFAFITYKKDAIFIIDNIVNGFFAIDIVLTFFVAYLDSHSYLLVDDPKKIAIRYLSTWFAFDVCSTAPFQPLSLLFNYNGSELGFRILSMLRLWRLRRVSSLFARLEKDIRFNYFWIRCTKLISVTLFAVHCAGCFNYLIADRYPEPRKTWIGAVYPDFKEASLWNRYVTALYWSITTLTTTGYGDLHPENPREMLFDIFFMMFNLGLTAYLIGNMTNLVVHWTSRTRSFRDTVRAASEFASRNQLPHDIQDQMLSHICLKFKTEGLKQQETLNNLPKAIRSSIANYLFLPIVQNIYLFQGVSRDFLFQLVSDIDAEYFPPKEDIILQNEAPTDLYILVSGAVDFASYVDGHDQIQGKAVIGDTFGEIGVLCYRPQPFTVRTTELSQILRISRTSLMSAMHAHAEDGRVIMNNLFMKLRGQQSIGIDATNNDQENRDFQRMGWEEWMDSRIDCKGSDVSNSTSENGEKALMDAIHKGDMEMVKKLLKRGINIEEPKARTEAKGGNSNSETKQRSNESDQCCSSSIQAKVKDKRVTIHMLSQEKDPQRHNGKLILLPTSIEELLGLAGEKFGGCSFTKITNAENADIDDLCVIRDGDHLFFHQIEFEGRH is encoded by the exons atgccAATCTCTTGTACCAGAAACTTCTTTGAAAGATTTTGCGTTGAAGATTACAATATTGACAACATTAAACAGAGTAGTTTCCTCTCCGCCGATCTTTTGCCATCTCTTGGAGCTAGAATCAACCACTCAACTAAGCTCCGTAAACATATAATCTCTCCTTTCAATTCAAAATATAG ATCATGGGAGATGTGGCTTGTCCTTCTAGTTATTTACTCAGCTTGGATATGTCCCTTTCAATTTGCCTTCATCACCTACAAAAAAGACGCGATTTTCATCATCGACAACATTGTTAATGGCTTTTTCGCCATTGATATTGTCCTCACCTTCTTTGTTGCCTATCTTGATAGCCACTCCTATCTTCTAGTGGACGATCCCAAGAAAATAGCAATAAG ATACCTTTCTACTTGGTTCGCTTTCGATGTGTGTTCCACTGCACCGTTTCAGCCACTGAGCCTACTTTTCAACTACAACGGCAGCGAATTAGGCTTCAGAATTCTCAGCATGCTCAGGTTATGGCGGCTCAGACGAGTTAGCTCGCTGTTCGCAAG GCTTGAGAAAGATATACGTTTCAACTACTTCTGGATACGATGCACAAAACTCATTTCC GTCACTTTGTTCGCTGTACATTGTGCTGGATGTTTCAACTACCTGATCGCAGATAGATATCCTGAACCAAGAAAGACATGGATTGGAGCTGTGTATCCAGATTTCAAGGAAGCAAGTCTCTGGAATAGATATGTGACTGCTCTTTACTGGTCTATTACGACGTTAACTACCACTGGATATGGAGATTTGCATCCTGAGAATCCAAGAGAAATGCTCTTTGACATCTTCTTCATGATGTTCAACCTCGGCTTGACGGCTTACCTTATTGGAAATATGACCAACCTCGTCGTTCACTGGACTAGCCGAACCAGAAGCTTT AGAGATACGGTGAGAGCTGCTTCAGAGTTTGCTTCAAGAAACCAACTCCCACATGACATACAAGACCAGATGCTCTCACACATTTGCTTAAAATTCAAAACAGAGGGCCTGAAACAACAAGAAACCTTGAACAATTTGCCAAAAGCAATCCGGTCTAGCATTGCAAACTATCTCTTCCTCCCCATTGTTCAAAACATTTACCTTTTTCAAGGAGTTTCTCGTGATTTTCTCTTTCAATTG GTTTCAGATATAGATGCCGAGTATTTCCCACCTAAAGAAGACATAATTCTACAGAACGAAGCGCCTACCGATCTTTACATTTTGGTCTCTGGAGCAGTG GACTTTGCATCTTATGTTGATGGTCATGATCAAATTCAAGGGAAAGCAGTTATTGGAGATACGTTTGGAGAGATTGGAGTTTTATGCTATAGACCACAACCTTTTACGGTAAGAACAACAGAGTTATCTCAAATACTACGCATAAGCAGAACATCGCTGATGAGCGCGATGCATGCTCATGCTGAAGATGGACGAGTTATAATGAACAATCTCTTCATG AAACTTAGAGGACAACAATCAATAGGAATAGACGCTACAAATAATGATCAAGAAAACAGAGATTTCCAACGAATGGGATGGGAAGAGTGGATGGATTCAAGAATAGATTGCAAGGGTTCAGATGTTTCAAACTCGACTTCCGAAAATGGAGAAAAGGCTCTGATGGATGCAATTCACAAGGGAGATATGGAAATGGTTAAGAAGCTACTTAAACGAGGGATTAACATAGAGGAACCAAAGGCGCGAACAGAAGCAAAAGGAGGAAACTCAAATAGCGAAACCAAACAAAGAAGTAACGAGTCAGATCAATGTTGTAGCTCCAGCATCCAAGCTAAAGTAAAAGATAAGAGAGTTACTATTCACATGTTGTCTCAAGAGAAGGATCCACAGCGCCATAACGGGAAGTTGATACTCTTACCTACATCCATAGAAGAGCTTCTAGGTCTAGCAG GTGAAAAGTTTGGAGGATGCAGTTTCACAAAGATCACCAATGCAGAGAATGCTGATATTGATGATTTATGTGTCATTCGGGACGGTGATCATTTGTTTTTTCATCAAATTGAGTTTGAAGGTAGACATTGA
- the BNAA06G36100D gene encoding uncharacterized protein BNAA06G36100D yields the protein MASQETITNQREGAEIVNGASMCKQKANEMLSSMNLPKGLLPLDNMTEIGYNKSTGYIWIKMNNNVQHQFKAIGKNVSYDAEVTAFVENRRMRGLTGIKSKELFIWVTITEIYIDDQDTTKITFAGRSGLSRSFPVSAFEEEEK from the coding sequence ATGGCGTCTCAAGAAACCATTACCAACCAAAGAGAAGGAGCTGAGATCGTTAATGGCGCATCAATGTGCAAGCAAAAAGCAAACGAGATGTTATCGTCCATGAATCTACCAAAAGGACTTCTCCCTCTAGACAACATGACAGAGATCGGTTACAACAAATCAACCGGTTATATATGGATCAAGATGAACAACAATGTTCAGCACCAGTTTAAAGCTATCGGCAAAAACGTATCGTATGATGCGGAGGTCACTGCGTTCGTTGAGAACCGTAGAATGCGTGGTCTCACAGGAATCAAGAGCAAAGAGCTTTTCATTTGGGTTACGATCACTGAGATTTATATTGATGATCAAGATACCACGAAAATCACCTTTGCTGGTCGCTCGGGTTTGTCACGTTCTTTTCCCGTCTCTGCGTTTGAGGAAGAGGAGAAGTGA